The following are encoded together in the Microbacterium hatanonis genome:
- a CDS encoding FAD-dependent oxidoreductase encodes MTKLRLAIVGAGPAGIYAADILLKTERAFDVSIDLFEQLPAPYGLVRYGVAPDHPRIKGIITALREVLDSGDIRLFGNVRFGEDITLDDLKKHYNAVIFSTGAIRDTALEIPGIDAEGSYGAADFVSWFDGHPDVPREWPLDAASVAVIGNGNVALDITRMLAKHADDLLPTEIPENVYEGLKASPVTDVHVFGRRGPAQVKFTPLELRELGELRDVDMVVYDEDFDYDEASKAAIASNKQVMVIDRVLQSWRKRPGANNAGGEASRRLHLHFWAKPVELKTDADGRVSSFVYERTRPNAEGGVEGTGELREVPIQALYRAVGYFGSPLPGVPFDERHGVIPNREGQVLHPDSNEPVPGVYATGWIKRGPVGLIGHTKSDAMETVRHLVNDAGQWWQPEDPSEESVVALLAERGVRWTDLDGWHRLDEHEIALGAPHERARIKVVPRDEMVRVSRGE; translated from the coding sequence ATGACGAAGCTCAGGCTCGCCATCGTGGGCGCCGGCCCCGCCGGCATCTACGCAGCCGACATCCTCCTGAAGACCGAGCGCGCGTTCGACGTGTCGATCGACCTCTTCGAGCAGCTCCCCGCGCCGTACGGTCTCGTGCGCTACGGCGTCGCCCCCGACCACCCGCGCATCAAGGGCATCATCACGGCGCTGCGCGAGGTGCTCGACAGCGGCGACATCCGCCTGTTCGGCAACGTGCGCTTCGGCGAGGACATCACCCTCGACGATCTGAAGAAGCACTACAACGCCGTCATCTTCTCCACGGGCGCGATCCGCGACACCGCCCTGGAGATCCCCGGCATCGACGCCGAAGGGTCCTACGGGGCCGCCGACTTCGTCAGCTGGTTCGACGGACACCCGGATGTGCCGCGCGAATGGCCGCTGGACGCCGCATCCGTCGCCGTCATCGGCAACGGCAACGTCGCGCTCGACATCACGCGCATGCTCGCCAAGCACGCCGACGACCTCCTCCCCACCGAGATCCCCGAGAACGTCTACGAGGGGCTGAAGGCCTCGCCCGTCACCGACGTCCACGTCTTCGGTCGGCGCGGACCGGCGCAGGTGAAGTTCACCCCGCTGGAGCTGCGCGAGCTCGGCGAGCTGCGCGACGTCGACATGGTCGTCTACGACGAGGACTTCGACTACGACGAGGCGTCGAAGGCCGCGATCGCGAGCAACAAGCAGGTCATGGTCATCGACCGCGTGCTGCAGTCGTGGCGCAAGCGTCCCGGTGCGAACAACGCCGGCGGCGAAGCCTCGCGGCGCCTGCACCTGCACTTCTGGGCGAAGCCGGTCGAGCTGAAGACGGATGCTGACGGCCGGGTCTCGTCGTTCGTGTACGAGCGCACGCGGCCGAACGCCGAGGGCGGCGTCGAGGGCACCGGCGAGCTGCGCGAGGTGCCGATCCAGGCGCTGTACCGCGCGGTCGGCTACTTCGGTTCGCCGCTGCCGGGTGTGCCGTTCGACGAGCGCCACGGCGTGATCCCGAACCGGGAGGGCCAGGTGCTGCACCCCGACTCGAACGAGCCCGTCCCCGGCGTCTACGCGACGGGCTGGATCAAGCGCGGGCCGGTCGGCCTCATCGGCCACACCAAGTCCGACGCGATGGAGACCGTGCGTCACCTCGTCAACGACGCAGGCCAGTGGTGGCAGCCCGAAGACCCCTCGGAGGAGTCGGTCGTCGCCCTCCTCGCCGAGCGGGGCGTGCGCTGGACCGACCTCGACGGCTGGCACCGCCTCGACGAGCACGAGATCGCCCTCGGCGCCCCGCACGAGCGCGCGCGCATCAAGGTCGTCCCCCGCGACGAGATGGTGCGGGTCTCGCGCGGCGAGTAG
- a CDS encoding alpha/beta hydrolase, whose translation MSEAWAPDILGAGFERLTLPLGADDDGAELVATLVRSIPHPFARLGGALRDVDVLYVHGWSDYFFQTELARFWTERGARFHALDLRGYGRSLRPGQVAGDMRSLEDYDVDIAAALEAMGRDAARRRKLVVLGHSTGGLVLTLWAARHPGVADAVILNSPWLEFQVGAVGRQALTPIVNARARFDPYGSHPVVDLGFYTRAQREVGSLPDSPEGWRPPQGFPTHPAWLAAILEGHRRVALGVDVGAPALVLLSARSILAASWNPEMTEVDSVLVVDDIARRATRIAETVTIARIDGALHDVFLSRPRPRERAYAELERFARSVLER comes from the coding sequence ATGAGCGAGGCGTGGGCGCCCGACATCCTCGGGGCGGGTTTCGAGCGGCTGACGCTGCCGCTCGGGGCCGACGATGACGGCGCCGAGCTCGTCGCGACGCTCGTGCGCAGCATCCCGCACCCCTTCGCCCGGCTGGGCGGGGCGCTGCGCGACGTCGACGTGCTCTACGTGCACGGCTGGTCGGACTACTTCTTCCAGACCGAGCTCGCCCGCTTCTGGACCGAGCGGGGCGCCCGCTTCCACGCGCTCGACCTGCGCGGCTACGGGCGGAGCCTGCGACCGGGGCAGGTCGCGGGCGACATGCGTTCGCTCGAGGACTACGACGTCGACATCGCCGCGGCGCTGGAGGCGATGGGGCGGGATGCGGCGCGCCGCCGCAAGCTCGTCGTGCTCGGCCATTCGACGGGCGGACTCGTGCTGACGCTCTGGGCCGCGCGGCACCCGGGGGTCGCGGACGCCGTCATCCTCAACAGCCCGTGGCTGGAGTTCCAGGTCGGCGCGGTGGGCCGACAGGCGCTCACGCCGATCGTGAACGCCCGGGCGCGTTTCGACCCGTACGGCTCTCACCCGGTGGTCGACCTCGGGTTCTACACCCGGGCGCAGCGCGAGGTGGGCTCGCTGCCGGACTCCCCGGAGGGGTGGCGTCCGCCCCAGGGGTTCCCGACGCATCCGGCGTGGCTGGCCGCGATCCTCGAGGGCCACCGCCGCGTCGCACTGGGGGTCGACGTCGGCGCTCCCGCCCTCGTGCTGCTGTCGGCGCGATCGATCCTGGCGGCGTCGTGGAATCCCGAGATGACCGAGGTCGACTCCGTGCTCGTGGTCGACGACATCGCCCGCCGGGCCACGCGCATCGCCGAGACCGTGACGATCGCACGCATCGACGGCGCCCTGCACGACGTGTTCCTCTCGCGGCCCCGACCGCGCGAGCGCGCCTACGCCGAACTGGAGAGATTCGCGCGCAGCGTGCTCGAGCGGTGA
- a CDS encoding NADPH-dependent F420 reductase encodes MTQVGIIGAGHIGSTLARGFVERGYDVKIANSRGPETLADLVSELGDRATAGTAEEAAAFGDVVVVTVPLKALDQVPVEPLAGKIVLDTNNYYWERDGRIPALEEKQTTTSQMLQEHLPTSKVAKAFNHIMSGTILTDGTAAGTPGRRALATASDHTEASDLVASIYDEFGFDTVNIGPLSESWRVERDQPAYVVPQNREELEANLARATR; translated from the coding sequence ATGACACAGGTAGGAATCATCGGCGCAGGACACATCGGATCGACCCTGGCACGCGGGTTCGTCGAGCGCGGCTACGACGTGAAGATCGCGAACTCCCGCGGCCCCGAGACCCTCGCGGACCTCGTCTCCGAACTCGGCGACCGCGCCACCGCCGGCACGGCGGAAGAAGCGGCTGCGTTCGGCGACGTCGTCGTGGTGACGGTGCCGCTCAAGGCGCTCGATCAGGTCCCGGTCGAGCCGCTCGCCGGCAAGATCGTGCTCGACACGAACAACTACTACTGGGAGCGCGACGGCCGCATCCCCGCGCTCGAGGAGAAGCAGACGACGACCTCGCAGATGCTGCAGGAGCACCTCCCCACCTCGAAGGTCGCGAAGGCGTTCAACCACATCATGAGCGGCACGATCCTCACCGACGGAACCGCCGCGGGCACCCCGGGTCGCCGAGCGCTCGCCACGGCGAGCGATCACACCGAAGCATCCGACCTCGTCGCCTCGATCTACGACGAGTTCGGCTTCGACACGGTGAACATCGGGCCGCTGTCGGAGAGCTGGCGCGTCGAGCGCGACCAGCCCGCATACGTCGTCCCGCAGAACCGCGAGGAGCTCGAGGCGAACCTCGCCCGCGCCACCCGCTGA
- a CDS encoding sulfite exporter TauE/SafE family protein, whose amino-acid sequence MTSSTEPRRGTRFVITCIGVGLLAGLLSGLFGVGGGTVIVPLLVLILRFDQRLAAGTSLAAIVPTASVGVISYAVHGSVAWIPAIILAVGAVIGAQIGTWLLPKVSQTALRWAFVAFLVVVIASLFFIIPSRDAELELTWLSGTGLAVLGVITGILAGLLGVGGGIIVVPALMLLFGTSDLIAKGTSLLMMIPTAISGTVGNLRRKNVDLRAAAMIGIAACTTTALGAWIATLVDPFVGNVLFAAFLVFISVQMAMKAIRGRHQR is encoded by the coding sequence ATGACCTCTTCCACTGAGCCGCGGCGCGGCACCCGGTTCGTGATCACGTGCATCGGGGTGGGCCTGCTAGCGGGCCTGCTCTCGGGGCTGTTCGGGGTCGGCGGCGGAACGGTCATCGTGCCGCTGCTCGTGCTGATCCTCCGCTTCGACCAGCGTCTCGCCGCGGGCACGTCGCTCGCCGCCATCGTGCCGACCGCATCGGTGGGAGTGATCTCCTACGCGGTCCACGGCTCGGTGGCGTGGATCCCCGCGATCATCCTCGCGGTCGGTGCCGTGATCGGCGCGCAGATCGGCACCTGGCTGCTGCCGAAGGTGTCGCAGACGGCCCTGCGGTGGGCGTTCGTGGCGTTCCTCGTGGTCGTCATCGCGAGCCTGTTCTTCATCATCCCCTCGCGCGACGCCGAGCTCGAGCTCACCTGGCTCAGTGGAACCGGGCTCGCGGTGCTCGGTGTGATCACCGGCATCCTGGCGGGGCTCCTCGGCGTCGGGGGCGGCATCATCGTCGTCCCGGCGCTGATGCTGCTCTTCGGCACGAGCGACCTCATCGCCAAGGGCACATCGCTGCTCATGATGATCCCCACGGCCATCTCGGGAACCGTCGGCAACCTCCGCCGCAAGAACGTCGACCTGCGCGCCGCCGCCATGATCGGTATCGCCGCGTGCACGACCACGGCTCTGGGCGCGTGGATCGCCACGCTCGTCGACCCGTTCGTCGGCAACGTGCTGTTCGCGGCGTTCCTGGTCTTCATCTCCGTGCAGATGGCGATGAAGGCGATCCGCGGACGCCACCAGCGCTGA
- a CDS encoding FAS1-like dehydratase domain-containing protein, giving the protein MPVNPDLVGRVFPPTPPYLVGREKVREFARAVFAEAPQHSDVDAARDLGYADVVAPPTFAMVVQDITLQQLLAEPGSGIELSRLVHAEQRFRYTRPIVAGDELTATLTVGGIRTLGGNAMVTSDAEIVDATGAHVVTATSVLLVGEGAA; this is encoded by the coding sequence GTGCCCGTGAATCCCGATCTGGTCGGCCGTGTCTTCCCGCCGACCCCTCCCTACCTGGTCGGGCGAGAGAAGGTGCGCGAGTTCGCGCGCGCCGTCTTCGCCGAGGCCCCCCAGCACAGCGATGTCGACGCCGCCCGGGACCTGGGCTACGCCGACGTCGTCGCGCCGCCGACCTTCGCGATGGTCGTGCAGGACATCACGCTCCAGCAGCTGCTCGCCGAGCCCGGATCGGGCATCGAGCTCTCGCGCCTCGTCCACGCCGAGCAGCGCTTCCGCTACACCCGGCCGATCGTCGCGGGCGACGAGCTGACCGCGACCCTGACCGTCGGCGGCATCCGCACGCTCGGCGGGAACGCGATGGTCACCAGCGACGCCGAGATCGTCGACGCGACCGGTGCCCACGTCGTCACGGCCACGAGCGTGCTGCTCGTGGGGGAGGGGGCGGCATGA
- a CDS encoding MaoC/PaaZ C-terminal domain-containing protein, giving the protein MTELIVGDVIAERSVHLTRESLVRYAGASGDFNPIHYRDDVAVAVGLPGVLAHGMLTMGIAIGTVEQWLGDPARVLEYGVRFTRPVLVDPETGADVHVSAKIGAIDDDTARIDLTVTAAATTVLGKAQVRVRRA; this is encoded by the coding sequence ATGACCGAACTCATCGTCGGCGACGTGATCGCCGAGCGCTCCGTGCACCTGACCCGCGAGTCGCTGGTGCGGTACGCGGGGGCCTCGGGAGACTTCAACCCCATCCACTACCGCGACGACGTCGCCGTGGCCGTCGGGCTCCCGGGCGTGCTCGCCCACGGCATGCTCACCATGGGGATCGCGATCGGAACCGTCGAGCAGTGGCTCGGCGACCCGGCGCGCGTCCTCGAGTACGGGGTGCGCTTCACCCGCCCGGTGCTGGTCGACCCCGAGACGGGCGCCGACGTGCACGTCTCGGCGAAGATCGGCGCGATCGACGACGACACCGCCCGTATCGATCTCACGGTCACCGCCGCGGCGACCACCGTCCTGGGCAAGGCCCAGGTGCGGGTGCGCCGGGCCTGA
- a CDS encoding UDP-N-acetylmuramate dehydrogenase, translating into MPEIEPVALARLTTLRTGAAPARMFEAGTTDELVTELRELWAAGEPWLVIGGGSNLFVGDEPFEGTVVRVRTTGIEPLPGSRPGTMRLRVQAGHDWDALVAYTVAHGLAGIEAMSGIPGTAGAAPVQNVGAYGQEIVQTLVEVELIDEATGDVSVVAADDLGLGFRTSVLKHHYGSVPERPAVVLSITLELAVVGAGEIPVAGDQLRAALGLEPDASVSLSWIRDHVLATRARKGMVLDDTDPDTWSAGSFFQNAIVSEAFARTLPAECPRWPLAPYVDPVTVIPLAAFDGVVPPPITVATEVKVSAAWLIEHAGLGKGFSLPRSRAGLSTKHTLAVTNRGGASAGEIAQLARFTQQRVQAEFGLLLQPEPVLVGVDL; encoded by the coding sequence ATGCCCGAGATCGAACCGGTCGCGCTCGCCCGTCTGACCACGCTGCGCACGGGCGCTGCGCCCGCCCGCATGTTCGAGGCCGGCACGACCGACGAACTCGTCACCGAGCTGCGCGAACTCTGGGCGGCGGGCGAACCGTGGCTGGTGATCGGGGGCGGGTCGAACCTGTTCGTCGGGGACGAGCCGTTCGAGGGCACCGTCGTGCGGGTGCGCACGACGGGTATCGAACCCCTCCCCGGTTCGCGCCCCGGAACGATGCGGCTGCGCGTGCAGGCCGGCCACGACTGGGACGCCCTGGTCGCGTACACCGTGGCGCACGGTCTCGCCGGCATCGAGGCGATGTCGGGCATCCCCGGCACCGCCGGTGCCGCGCCCGTGCAGAACGTCGGCGCCTACGGGCAGGAGATCGTGCAGACCCTCGTCGAGGTCGAACTGATCGACGAAGCCACCGGTGACGTCTCGGTGGTCGCCGCGGACGACCTCGGTCTCGGCTTCCGCACGTCGGTGCTGAAGCACCACTACGGCTCGGTGCCGGAGCGTCCGGCTGTCGTGCTGTCGATCACCCTCGAACTCGCCGTCGTCGGCGCGGGGGAGATCCCGGTGGCGGGCGACCAGCTGAGAGCGGCGCTCGGGCTCGAGCCCGACGCATCCGTCTCGCTCTCGTGGATCCGCGATCACGTGCTCGCGACGCGCGCGCGCAAGGGCATGGTGCTCGACGACACCGATCCCGACACGTGGAGCGCCGGGTCGTTCTTCCAGAACGCGATCGTCTCGGAGGCGTTCGCCCGCACGCTTCCCGCGGAGTGCCCGCGCTGGCCGCTCGCCCCCTACGTCGACCCGGTGACGGTGATCCCCCTGGCCGCCTTCGACGGCGTCGTGCCACCGCCGATCACGGTCGCGACCGAGGTGAAGGTGAGCGCGGCGTGGCTGATCGAGCACGCGGGGCTCGGCAAGGGGTTCTCGCTGCCGCGGTCGCGGGCCGGGCTCTCGACGAAGCACACCCTCGCCGTCACCAATCGGGGCGGCGCGAGCGCCGGCGAGATCGCTCAGCTGGCGCGCTTCACCCAGCAGCGGGTGCAGGCCGAGTTCGGCCTGCTGCTGCAGCCCGAACCGGTGCTCGTCGGCGTCGACCTCTAG